One region of Mangifera indica cultivar Alphonso chromosome 3, CATAS_Mindica_2.1, whole genome shotgun sequence genomic DNA includes:
- the LOC123211292 gene encoding GDSL esterase/lipase At3g48460 — translation MAFIAMFIVLSCFFSASAALPNALNPPPFNKIYAFGDSFTDTGNTHTAAGPSGFGHVSNPPYGITYFHRPTNRYSDGRLVIDFVAQSLSLPLLPPYLHTKKNATHGVNFAVGGATAILHSFFVKNNLSLDITPQSIQTQLRWFNKFLESKGCKKSNPSGPECNAALDDALFWVGEIGVNDYAYTIGSSISGDTIRKLAMPSFTKFLQALLEKGAKYVVVQSLPTTGCLPLAMYLSPQDDRDDIGCVKTVNNQSFTHNVVLQANLQKLRKQFPQAVIVYADYWNAFHTVMKSPKKYGFKEPFKACCGSGEPPYNFDPFATCGTPSATACRNPCQYVNWDGVHLTEAMYKVMSDMFLNGTFSHPPFNYLLSKKHRQG, via the exons ATGGCCTTCATCGCCATGTTTATAGtcctttcttgtttcttttctgCCTCTGCTGCTCTTCCTAACGCATTGAATCCACCCCCCTTCAATAAAATCTATGCTTTCGGTGACTCATTCACCGACACAGGCAACACCCACACAGCAGCTGGACCCAGCGGTTTCGGCCATGTCTCCAATCCTCCATACGGCATCACCTACTTTCACCGACCCACCAACCGATACTCCGATGGACGGCTAGTCATCGACTTTGTAGCTCAATCACTGTCCTTACCATTGTTGCCTCCTTACCTTCACACCAAAAAAAATGCAACCCATGGTGTTAACTTTGCTGTAGGTGGTGCCACTGCTATACTGCATTCCTTCTTTGTGAAGAACAACCTCAGTCTTGACATTACTCCTCAGTCTATCCAAACTCAGCTCCGTTGGTTCAACAAATTCTTGGAGAGTAAAGGGTGTAAAAAGTCGAATCCGTCAGGGCCTGAATGCAACGCAGCTCTTGATGATGCTTTGTTCTGGGTTGGTGAAATTGGAGTCAATGATTATGCATATACCATTGGATCTTCTATATCTGGTGACACCATTCGCAAACTAGCCATGCCTAGCTTCACTAAGTTCCTGCAg GCATTGCTGGAGAAGGGTGCTAAGTATGTTGTTGTTCAATCACTGCCGACGACAGGATGCTTGCCACTGGCCATGTATTTATCCCCTCAAGATGATAGAGACGATATAGGATGTGTAAAGACTGTGAACAACCAAAGTTTTACACATAACGTTGTTCTCCAGGCTAATTTGCAGAAGCTCCGCAAGCAGTTTCCGCAGGCTGTCATCGTGTATGCTGATTACTGGAATGCCTTCCACACCGTCATGAAAAGTCCAAAGAAGTATGGCTTCAAGGAGCCTTTCAAGGCATGCTGTGGATCAGGTGAACCCCCTTACAACTTTGATCCGTTTGCTACTTGTGGAACACCTTCTGCAACTGCTTGCCGAAACCCTTGTCAGTATGTTAATTGGGACGGAGTTCACCTCACTGAGGCTATGTATAAGGTGATGAGTGACATGTTTCTCAATGGAACATTCAGTCACCCTCCGTTCAACTATTTACTGAGCAAAAAACATCGCCAGGGATGA